GTCGCCTTCTACACGGGAGACCCCTGGGTCGCCCTCACAACAGCTATGATAGCCGGGTTGGGTGCCGGCCTGGCACATGGAGTGATAGCCGCCTATCTGAGAGGAGACCAGATCGTCGCCGGTATAGGATTTAACATGATAGCTTATGGTGTCACGGTCCTCGGGCTAGTAGCCCTATGGGGTCAGTATGGGTCCTCACCATCAATACCAACCCTACCATCCATAAGCATTGGACGAGGCCTACCATTATCCCCACTAGCCATAATAGCAGTAATCATTGCAGTATCCACATGGTACTTCTTGACAAAGACCGACACGGGCCTAAGGCTGCAAGCCTGTGGCGAAGAACCACGAGCAGCTGAAGCCATGGGCGTCAATGTCCTCCTTGTCCGCACCCTCGCAACGGGCCTGGGGGGCCTGCTAGCCGGGCTAGGCGGCGGCTATCTCGCACTGACACTAGGATCGTTCACACGCGGCATCGCAGCCGGAAGAGGCTTCATAGCACTAGCTAACGTCGCCTTCAGCGGCTGGAACCCACTGATAGCCATACTGGGCGCCTATGTATTCGGGTTCCTCGAGGCTGTCGCTATTACGTTACAGAGCATCCCAGCACTACAGGAGTACAGCTATCTCGTCAATACACTACCCTACTTGGGCACACTGCTAGTGATAGCAGGGTTTAGATGGAGGGCTAGAATGCCACGCGCGTTAGCAAAACCGTACATCAAGGAGTAGAGTCGCACACGCAGCCTTAGGAGCGCCTTAACCACTTATCGAGTGTCGAGCCGCTATCCCTCTTCTTCAATACCCTCTCCACAAACCTATCCCTAACCGGCTCGTAAACCTCCTTGTAGAACCTCTGGGGATCCATCAGCACACTCTTTGGGAACTTCTTTACATACTCAAGAGCCGCTCTCCACGCCTCCTCAAAGTTAATACCAGCCTCTTCGAACTTCCTTGTAACCTGTCGATCGAAATCCTCGGGACGTTGCTCAACCCCACCCATCATGAACCATCCATCAGGGCCCACCTGCACCTTCTCGCCTGCAACAATCTTCCATTCCCCTTCGCCACCGCCCCTCCTATAGTAGCGTTTGGAGGAAGACGACTCGCTAGCACTACTGGCAACGTGTATCCTGGCGCGCCTCGCAGGCCCATAGTACTTGGCCCATGCGTAGAAGATTGCGCGGTTTAGACCGAAGCTCTTCGCCTTATCCATGTCGCCGTAGAGCAGGTAGTAACGAGCAGCCTGCAACAAAGCCATAACAGGAAACCTGCCGGGTTCGCGAGGCTCACTAGGCCTCAACGCTTGTTGTACTAGGCCGGCGTTATACCCGAAGCCTAGCTTGGAGGCTCTTGCTTCCATTAGCGTTCTCTTCTTCACCTTGCCTATTCTTTTCAATGCCTCCTCTGCTAGGCTGGTTGCCTCGCCTCTCTCATAGACCCTCCAAGCGCTAGGATCGTGTTGATAGCTATCCGGCCTTGACCAGTCGGGTGTAAATTCGTCGAGAGCATCTGGTTTTAACGTTACAGCTACACTATCTAAGCGTCGGTGCAGGCTTAGGGGCGCTGTGAACACCCTCTTTGGCGCCACGAGGTTCTCTATCTTTATCATGCCTTTGCTTTTGACGACTACCTCCCATAGCTTGGGCTCAAGCGATTCGAGAACATACTCTGCAACGGCAAATGCAACATCTATGGGATGCGCGCCAAGATGTTCGTAGTCGAAAGCTCCCTCGTGTATCCTCAGGTGCATCCCTGCGCCGCTCCAGAGCAGGTAAACGCTACGCTTGACGCCACGCTCTTCTAGCCACTCGCTAATCAAGCGCGCCGCCTCAACGACATACTTCCAGGCATCAGCAACTCTGGACTCATCAACGATATCAATGTCTATGAATACCGTTGCAGCTTTTACATTACCATCGTACCCCTCTTCAACGTCACTAGGCGTTTCCAGCCTTTTGAACAGCTCTATGGTGCCATAGAAAGTCCTAGGCTTGATGGCTTGGAACACGCTAAGAACCCTAACAACGTCTCCTGGCTTACAAATGCTCAACGGCCTTCTTTCGAGCCACCTCGCCCATCTCTTCCCTTCACCCTCAACTGCAGCCCATCTACCACAAAGGAATGCAGCTACCTCCTCAGCTACATCACCACGTTTATAGTACTCAACTGGATTCACTGGCAAGAGGCGGAACCCCCACACTATCTTTTCACGGTGTAGTAGGGAAACCGTATTTTGGGCAAATGAGGACAAAAGGCCAAACAGCGATGCGAGATATAGCTAGACGCGCTAAGGTCGTGTTTATACTCGTCTACCTACTTCTCTTGTACTACCTGCTTTACAAGCTGCTACCCACGGCTCTCCAGCCGCCACCTAACCCGCTAGCAGCCTTAGCATCGCTAGTAGTGTTTCTAACTGCCGAGGTTATCAGGAGCGCACGTCTAGCCCTGCTGTATTGGGGGCGTTTAGACCACAACGTCTTCTGGAAGGCTCTTCGAGCGAGGCTGGCTGGCAACGTCGTGGCAATCGTCACTCCCAGCGTTGCTGGCGGCGAAGTGGTACGCGGCCTCGTACTCCACGGCGAGCTGAGCTGGGGCGCCGCGAGGGCTATAGGAATAGCCTCCATTGACGGAGGGCTGGACATGGTTATTGACTACGCACTTGCATTGGTCGCACTGTTGCTAGGCGCTGCCCCTGCCGCGCCACTCCCCGAGCTACTCTCGCTGCCACCGGCGCTTCTATGGATACTAGTTCTTGTTCTAATCACGACTAGGCACGCACACCGTATGCTAGAGGCTCTAGCCGGTAGACTGAAGGAGGGGAGGCTTGGCAGGATAAGTGGATTAGTTAACGAGGTTTCGGGTATCCACGTACCACCCTATCGCCTTGCAGCATCCCTCCTGTTATCCATCGCTGCTTGGCTTCTCCAGACACTCAGCTACGCTCTATACTCGGGCATAGAACTGGACAAGAGCTTGGGCTGCGTTACAGAGCTTTACCTGATGGGCGTCATACCTTCTCCTGGTGGTATTGGGCCCGGAGAACTGCTACTGGCTAACTCGTGCCCCGGAATAGCGTCTTGGAGAGCTGCAGCCCTACTGGTGTCCACCGTACCTGGTATACCCTTGGTTCTAAAAAAGTAGGGGTTAGATCATGCCTTCGCGTGCAAGCATCTCAGCAATCAGTATAGCATTACCAGCTGCTCCTCTTATCAGGTTATGACCAAGGACAAGATATGCTAGTAGTCTATCTTCGACCATCCTGGCTCGTCCCGTAACCGAGCTCATCCCGCCGCCTTCCATTCTGTCAAGCCTAGGTTGCGGCCTGTCAACCTCCCTCCTATACACTACGGGCTTCTCCGGTGCCATGAACGGTTTCTCGCTGCCCCAGGGCCTCCACGACTCCCAGGCTTGCACAACATCCTCCACACTTGCAGGTTTTGATAGGTATGCGTACACGCTCTCGAGGTGACCGTGTAACACTGGAACACGTGTAGTCGTAGCGTGGATAGTGAACCTCGCCCATTCTACACGGTCTCCGCGATAAACGCCTAGTATCTTGCGTGGCTCATTGGCTAGCTTCTCCTCCTCCTTAGCGATGAACGGTACTATGTTATCAAGTATCGCCATGGATGGGACCCCGTTGTACCCTGCACCACTCACTGCTTGCATGGTAGTCACTAGCACCTTCTCTAGCCCAAAGTTGTCTAGGAGGGGCTTGAGGCTCAATACTAGTATAGCTGAGGAGCAATTCGGGTTCTTGTATATCGCGCCGCTCCACCCTCGTCTCTGCCTCTGGATCTTCACGAGACCCACATGATCCCAGTTAATCTCAGGAACGAGGAGAGGCACATCCTCCTCAAGCCTCATTGGGCTAGCGTTAGATACCACCGTGAATCCTCTTCTAGCAAGTCCAGCCTCAATCTCACCGGCAACACTACTAGGCAGAGCTGAGAACACGACATCTACCTCACTCTTGGGCACGTTATCCACGCCAACCTTCTCTACCTTGATGCCGCAAAGGCTCTCGGGAGGGCTACCACCAAGGACCCAGTTGACGGCCTCACAGTAACTACGTCCTGCACTTCTCTCCGAAGCCGCCACGTAAACTATCTCAAACATTGGGTGCTCATCAAGCAGCTTTACAAACATCTGACCCACGAGGCCAGTAGCGCCTAGCACTGCAGCCCTCAACTTATCCGGCATTATCAGGTCCCACGTCTACACACCCACTACCACCAGTTAAGGAGAGAAACGCGGCCACGTGCACCACTCAGAACTCCATTGACGATAGACGAGTGTCTGTAGTATATACGGGACCTGTGCACAGGATGATACCCCCTACCATCCTGTTCAGGCGAGACACGGGTTCACCACTTGCTTCACGGTAACACCATCCGGTGTTCCCCACGGGTAGCCACATGGATACTACCATCACGCCGGGGAGGCCTAGGGGACGCAAAGTCATAATCCTCCTTGACCATCTCCTGGCTAGTGGAGAGAAGGGTGCGACCGCCGCCGAACTAGCACACGTCGCCGGCATCGCATCCAAACAGGTCTATCCACTACTACGATGGTGGATCGAGAAGCGTGTAGTTATCGTGGAGAAGGTTGGATGGCTAAACATCTACAAGCTCAACACGAGAATAAAGAGGGCCCTCGAGAAGCTACTACGTATAATACTCCGATCCCGTGAGGCACGCGTAGCATCTCTAGCTCAGAGACTTGCTGAGCACAAACTACTCCGCCGATTATCACCTGTCGAGAAGGAGATACTCGCCCTACTAGCCGAGAGGATACTATCTGGTTCACCTTACCTGAGAATCCACGCAGAAAACCCCAGACAAGCCCTCGACATACTCAAAGTAAAGCTTGAGTCGCGTTTCCGCGCCCTCGGTTTAAACCCTAACGAGATATCAGCACTGCTCCTAGAAACAGATGAGGCGCTTAACGAGCTAAACGAGGCAGGTCTAGTCTACATGGCTTGGGATACACGTAACCACACACTTATTCTCAGGCTTGACAAATCCCTCGAGGAAGAGCTGCACCAGCTTCTCTAGCTTAGCTCCCTCCTACAACTACAACTACTACTATCGTGTTCTGCGCACCTGCGCGTATGCGATACATTACCGCAGCATCAGCTCCCACTCTCCCGTACCTTCACCCCACACATCTCGACATTTTATCCGAAAGAGTCTCAAACCGTCTCATTATGACTATGAGAGGTAGGGATATAGGGGTGTTACAAATCGTTCCACTTGAAGTGCTGGTTCTCTTGCATCTCTTGCATCTTTTGGACAAGATCAACATACGCATCTTGTTATATTCTATACTTACAGGCTAGAGTCAGACCTGAGAAAGGCTAGTAAAATGGAGAGAAGGACGAGATGTCTCAAGTATTTTGAGTAACTTGTCACAATGTGTCAAGCCAGGATGATCGGAAGAAGTGTGCGTGGTGCACGCGTGTTTGTGCTGACAAGCGCCTAGAGGATGGGTGGGCGCCCCTGGCGCTGGGCTGGCTGAAGATGTGTAGTAGTAAATGGTGCTCAGCGGGGGGTCTGGTGTCCGCCGGTCATCGTCCCCCGGTTTCGGGGGCCTCTGGCGGTGGGCGGGCGTGTATTGCAGGCACAGTTCAAGGGTTGATATGTGATTAGATGCAGTAACCGGCTGTCCAAGGCGGGCTTTTGGGTAGAAAAGACAGGGTTAACTATCATGTACTTCCTGCTGATTATGATTGGGTCGAACGGAGGTTGGCCAGCATGCACCGACTGTATAATTTCTCGTTGCAAGTGATCGTAGCACTTGTCGTGCTTACTATTGCTGTGCCTATCGTTGCTGCTGGAGAGAGTGTAGTGTTGAAAGCATGGCTAGGTGTTGGAGGCGTAGAGGGCGACGCCAGGCTAGTATGGCTACCCTGTAACGGCTCATTAACGCCATTCTACCATATCGTGTATGTCGTGCCGCCCGGGTACGATGTTGCTAGCGTGAAACCCGTCGTAGTATGGAGGCAGGGTGTAGATCTGCCTGTTCTACCTCCAGCGGCTATAATAGAGAGAGTATATCCTAAAGCTGATACGAGCTTTGCAAGCCACTCCTACTCTTGCAAAGCTATTGAGGTGCAGCATGGTGTATGGCGGGGTGCAGAGATAGTAACTGTGTTAGTTGCGCTGTACTCGAGTAGAGGGCTAGCCGCAAGCGTGAGCGCGTACATAGATATAGTCAGGCATCCTGGCGAGAAGAGCTTCCTGTACCCCCTGGACGCCAAGCTGTTATACTCGATAGCGACGAAACCGCCGATATCCTCTCTCGGGAGTATCAAAACGCCATACAATATTGGAATAATCGTGGTCACGCGTAGCATGTTTCTACCTGTTGTCGAAGAATGGGCGGAAATCAAGGAGAGACAAGGCTACCGTGTAGAGATAGTTACACTGGAAGATTTGTGCAAGAGGATGGCTGCGGGTATCGATCTGCGTGAACAGCTAAGAGATTACATTCGCAGGTTGTACGAGGAGAGTAATGGTGTCTATCGCTACCTAGTCATAGTTGGCGACGCTAGCGGAAACTTCTGGAGCTCGAGCATAACATCGTGCGACGTGTTGAGCCCCTGGGAAGTGCCAACACAGTACTTCTATAACCCGGCATCAGCGGACGACGTTAGGACTAGTCACAGTGGATACTTCGTCCCGTCTGACATATACTATGTCACCTTTGACGGCAACTGGGATGCGGATGGAGACGGGATACTTGGCGAGTACCCGGACGATGTAGCAGCATACGATCCGTACCCTGAGATGATCGTTGCCAGGATACCCGTGAGGAGTCTTGCAGAGGCTAGACAAGCTCTATTAGCCATGGAGGATGTTTACCCAACTACAAACTCGATACTCCTAGCTGGCTCCATACTCTACTATCGCGGCGAGGAGCCCTATCCAGAGCTAGCTGCGCAAGGAGACACTATGCTAGAAGGCCTCTATTCTTCAACGCTAGAGCCGCTAGGGTGGATAAGGGCAGAGAGGCTCTACGAGCACTATCCGGTAGAAAAGGTTATAGTATCACCGGTTGACCTTAACGGTAACCTAACCCACGACACTATGAGACTCGCTTTACAAAGCGAGACCCGGATGGTGACAATCTTCGCGCATGGAAGTAAGAGTTGTGTATGGAGGAAGGTATGGGTGAGTGATACAAATGGAAATGGAGAGCCCGACCCGGATGAGATAACATTCAAGCCTTTCCTCTGCGCCGAGGATGCGCCACTAGTCAAGCCGCAGTTGCTCTATGCTACTGCAGCCTGCCTTACAGCCTATTTTGATGACCCCACATTGCTATCTCTAGGCGAAGCTCTCGCTGTACAGGGTTCGCAGTATGTGGGTTGGAGCAGGATAACGTTCGGGCCTCTGCTTCCTCCAGATGCGCAAATGGATCCTAACAAATGGTGTTGCAGCGACCGTCTCGTCTACTACCTATACCTGCATCTCGTAGCGCGCGACTCTGTAAGTCGTATTGGTGATGCGTTGTTACACGCGCTTGTAGAGTATGTTAGTACTGAGCCGTTGGATGCGCAGGGTTTTGACGGCAACGTGTCGAGGCGTGTGTTCTTCGCCCTAATGTATATGGGTGATCCGACTCGCCTTGCGTACTCGACACCGACGCTCTTCAACCCCAGCCTAAGTATCATCCCGACAACACCATACTCCACGGTTAACGTTGTGTTAAAGCTGCTCACTAAGCGTGGCGAGGTAGTGGAAAACGCACCAGTAACTGTTTACAAGCTACTCGAGCCGCCTTATGGCATAAGCCTACCTCTAGGCCAGAAGTACACTCTACAAGATGGCACGGTAACGTTCAGTCTCAATGTTGGTGTTGAGCCGGAAAGCTACATCGTATACTACCCTGGTAGCACAGTACCCCCAAACCCGCTTGAACCAACAGCAGCGATAATCACGCTCAACACGAGCCTAGCCCCTTGGGTGGTAGCGACTCCATCTACACTAGCGCCAGGACAATGGGTGACAATCGTAGCATGTAACTTCCCCCGACTCTCACAGCTAGAGGTCTACGCCGAGGGAGTTCTAGTCACGAAGGTCTACACCAACTCGAGCGGATGTGCTGCACAGCGTATTGCTCTCCCATACACGCTGCCCCCAGGGAGGATCGCACTCACTGTGGTGTACCCGCGCGATTCCAGTATCCGAGCATCAACAAGCATAGTCATCGTGTCAAACTTGTTGATGGATATGCATGATAAGCTAGAGCGAATAGAAGCTAGGCTGGCCACTGTAACAGACTACCTGAGGAGTCTACACGAGAAGCTACAAGCTATCTATGAGAGTCTCACGGCATTACAAGACGAGCTTAGCAAGCTAGAGCAAGCTAACCGTGTGGTGCTGAACGAGCTAAACATAACGGCTACAACCCTAATACACGAGCTCGACATGCTCGCATTACATGTCAACACGGTCAAGGAGTTAGTGGTGAGCATGGCTAGTGACGTAAAAGAATCGAAAACAGTGTTGTACAAGGTTGTTGAGAATCTGGATGGCTTAAGCGAAAAAATGGCTAAGATACGCGAGAAGGCAGTAAAACTCGAGGAACTACTCAACAACCACTCTAGTAGGTTGGCAGAATATATAGAAGAAACTCGTTCACAGCTACTCCAGGCGATCAGCGAGGCACGTAATGCACTAGGGGAGGCTATCCAACAGCTAGACAGCTTGACTAGAGACCTTGCTACAAACATATCACGCATAGATGCCAGGCTAGGCAGCGTTGACGCGAAGCTCGCGAGGCTCGAAGAGAACATAACAGCCATTCACGGTAAAATTGTCGAACTCCAGGGACGCATTGCATCGGTATCATCGAGGCTGGGGAAAGTGAATGTCGTGTTAACCACTCTGCTAGGCAACATGACAAGGCACCTCCTTAGACTCGAGAACGAACTTGACAAGAGCACGTCGGACATCATGAGTGCAGTGATGGAGTTAAAGAGTATAGTGGATGGCAGGTTGAGAGTGATAAACGTCACGCTAGATGATATAAAGAGTAGGGTCAGTAATGTCGAGCAGGTAAGTCATAGACTCACGGCGCTAGTAGTGGCAGGCTTAGTAGCGGCTGGCATTGCAGCCGGCGCAGCGCTGCTGAGGAGAGGAGGGTCATAGCCCCCGGTCGGCGGCGCCTGACTCCCCATCAATATCGGGCTACCCGCGTTTTCCTCACACCGGGGCTCCCTACAGAGTTGTCACGAGACTCCCTATCTCCTCGGCTATATCTACAACCATGCGTGTCGCTTGACGTAGTACATTTCGAGTCTCGTCGTCACTGTAGCCACATGCTCTATACGCGTGTTCAACTACCTTGCTTTCTAGTTTTCCCGCCCTAGCCCTAAACGCTGGATGTGGCAGCTCAGGAAGCTCGGGTAGCGGCGGGAATGTAACGACAACCTTACTCCTAATGCCACCGCTGCTTAGAAGCTCCCCTATAGGTGACGTGTCTAGCTCATGTAAGGTGTAGACCCTCTTGTTCTCGCGGTGCACGACCAGCACGGGCTCATCTCTAGAGTATACAGGATACACCGTGTACGTGACTATTATCAATGGAGTGTTTTCAAGCGCCTCGAAGTATGGTTGTAGCATCCTCTTTATCGCTGGAAGCGATACTCTACGAGAGCGCCTTGTCATCCTCGATACTATTATGTTGGCCTTTTTGCCGCTAAGGTAGAGGCTCGGGGGGTGTTTCCTCGCTGTAAGTACTCTAGAGTATATGCGGAGTGCTGGACACGCCCAACGGCCATCCTCTAGCTTCTTCAGCCCCTCATAGATGCTAGACTCGTTGAAAGCTAGGAGTTCCGTCACAAGCTCTATTGACGGGTCTGTCAAAAGCCTGGCGCACTGCTCCAGTCTCTCCGGTCTATTCTCTTCGAGCTCGCTGTAGTTCACTAATGTGTCAACTATGCACTCGAGGAGCCTCCTCTCAAATCCCTCAACGCCTTCGAAACTCCTCTCGTAGAGTTGGAGGGCGGCGAGCATTAGAGTAGAGAGGAGGCGTGAGGCACCGGCTTCGTAAGCCAGCACGACATCGTGAAGGTACACCTCGCTATACATGTACATTCTGCCTAGGAGCATGTTCTCTACGACCGATACACCCTTGTCGATCACCCCTACGTCGCTGTGGGCACCTCCAGGCAGCTCAGTCGGCGGCTCCCATGCAAGCACTAGTACGCTTATGAGGCGGTCCAAGTCGTACAGGCCATAGCTGACTCCAGCGCTTCTACTATCACGTAGTAGATAATCACCTCTGTCAACATCCACTGTGCCGCTGAGGAGACGGGCAGGTATCCACAGTGCCTCGTCCTTCACTTCCTTGCTATCGCCGTACGAGTACTCTAAAATGGATGTCACAAGATCGAGTACGGTATGGGCGTGCAAGCCGCATAGTGTATCTTGCTTTGCGAGTAGCAGGTTGACTAGCATAGTTGTTAGCTGTTCGTGCCCAGTAACTGGTATTGAGAGGCTCTCGGGGCCGTGTGCGCTTGAAACCACCTCATAGTCTTGTAGGGCTGTTTCGAAGACGTGGCTCCAAGCCAGATGGCCGAGGTCGTGTAGTAGCGCGGCTATCCCAGCAGCGCAGCGATACTCGCGGCTTTCGACGAGACGCTTTGCTAGCTGTGCGGCCTCGCTACCTTCTCCGTATATTCTCAGCGTGTTACGTACTATCGCATCAAGGGCTGTAAGCATGAGGTGTGCTACTCCGAGGCTATGCTCGAATCTGGTATGCTGTAAGCCGGGATACACATAGTGTGATAAGCCTGTCTGCTTTATGTAGCGTAGTCTCTGGAAAAGCGGGTCATCAATGAGCTTGAAGAAGTCGGAGGGTAGTACTATGCTCGTGTGAACAGGATCCTTCACTATCTTAAAATCTGTGTCGAGCGGCACAGTCAAGGGCGTTAGGCCATAGCTGCGATGAGCTTAGCCACCTTTTCAACCTTCCTTTTAACCAGTGGGCTGAGCTTATCCACGTGAAGCCTTACACTGCCATCATTCTGTTCTAAGAGGCCAGCTGCGGCAAGAACCTCCAGCTCAGCGCGCAGGTCACGAGTACCGCCAGCAATTATGACGTTGCGCTTCTCCTTGGCGCGTTTCAGTGCAGCCTCGATATCCTCCACCCTAGCCTCGCCACCGTTAGCCGCCAGGTAGCCCAGGAGGAAGTCGCGAAGGAAGAGCACGCGTCGCGGTAGAGTCAGTTGCAACTCATCACCCTCTAGTAGCATAGCGTTGATACTCAAAGATTGGCACCGGGTCGGTGCGACAAGAGTATTACCAGTTTAGCGTATCACGCGCGCCCCACAGTAATATTATTTGAGGGGCTACATGTGCTCGAGTATAACCTCGCCATACTCACCTCTCTTAGCCATCCACCCTGGAGGCACAACCACAGTAGTGTCGCTAAGCTCCAGTATAGCAGGTCCTTCAAGGGCACGTGGTATGCCACGATACACCTTAGCCTCAACCCAGCCGGCATTCAGGTAATAGACGCGCCTCTTGCCCACCTCTCGTCCCTCCGGCTCGCCACTACGTAGCTTCGGCCTCTCCACCTCGCAATACACTGTAACTATCGCGGTGTTGACGACTATTGATGGCAGCGGCTCTGGAGGCAAGTACCCATAGATCCTCTTGTAGGCCTCAAGAAACGCCCTCCTGACGAGTGACGCGTCTCTAGCATAGGCAACGCGTATGGGTTCCAGCTGGCCGCTAAACCCGACCAGTAGTGTCACATCCACACGAGGCTCGCACGATAATAGTCTAGAAGCTTCCTCGGCAACTATCGATGCACGCCCCTCTATGATGCGAAGAGTCTTCTCGTCAAGAACCTTGCCTACGTGGATACGCGTGGATAACCTGAACTCTGAGAGTAGGAGGCCAAGCGCCGAGAAGACACCAGCGTATGGTGGTATTACAACCCTTGATATCCCCAGCTCTTCTGCCAGCTCAGCAGCGTGTAACGGACCTGCACCACCAAATGCGTAGAGTGTGGCGAGGGAGGGGTCAACACCCCTCTCTATGGTAACCAAGCGGATAGCTCTAGCCATCTCGACGTTAACCAGTCGAAGTACCTCAGCGGCAGCATCATAGGCGTCTAGACCAAGCTTCTTCCCTAGAGCTTCATAGACTCGCATAGCAGCACTAGCGTCGAGCGTTAATAGCCCGTTGGCTAGAACCGGGGGTAGTCTGCCCAATAGGAAGTGAGCGTCGGTGACGGTCGGCTCAAGACCTCCCTTGCCATAACAAGCTGGCCCTGGCTCGGCGCCTGCGCTCAACGGTCCGACGCGTAGTGCACCTCCCGCATCAACCCATGCTATTGTACCGCCGCCAGCCGACACCTCGACAAGGTCTACGTGGGGCGCTCTAACGGGATACCCGCTACCTCTAACAAGCCTACCCGCATGGAACTTGCCGCCAACCTCGAAATACTCGGTGATGTAGGGCTCACCTCGTATAACGAGTGCCGCTTTGGCGGTTGTACCCCCCATGTCAAACGAAACCACGTACTCGTCTCCACGTAGCTTTGCAAGTGTGGAAGCCGCGACAACACCCGCTGCAGGCCCACTCTCTATGAACAATACCGGCTTCTCAAGAGCAGCTTCGATAGGAGCGACACCCCCGCTGCTCTGCATTACCAGCAGTTTCCCTGTGAACCCTCGTTGTCTTAGCGAGCTGAGAAGGCGCTCAAGATACCCTCTAAACAGTGGTCTTAGCATCGCGTTAACAATGGCTGTCGAGAATCTCTCATACTCGCCTGGTGACGGGTCTACAGAGCAACTAGTTAGCACATCAAGAGCTTCGGGACAGAATCTCTTCACAAGTGAAGCAATACGATTCTCCAACCTCCCCTCATCTACATAGCAATGTATGAGTGCTACAACATAGACCGTGTTTGGGCTACACGTTCTAGTCACAAGCCTCTCAACTTCGTCCACGCTAGGCTCGGTAAAGCTACCATCAGGGTAGAGCCGCGCATCAACCTCAAGACGGTTATAGCGGGGTACAAGAGGGCGCGGCTTAGTAAAGAACATGTTATACGGCTCGGGTCGCGCCTGTCTACCAATCTCCACAATATCGCGGAACCCCTTCGAAGTTATCAAGACTATATTTGGAGGCTCAAGACCAACCTGTCCAAGAAGCATATTGGTGCCGAGGGTAGTCGCGTGAATAAGGACACGTGTACCCGAGACCCCCGCTAGCCGCTCAACAGCCTCTACTACGCTGACCCAGGGTCTCGAGACGCGTGTCAACACCTTTACACTCGTGACACGCCCAGAGGCCGGATCGTAAGCAACTCCGTCAGTGAATGTACCGCCAACGTCTATGGCCACTCTCAGCGCTTCTACACCTCCACTTTGCACGAGGCCACCTATATACACCTAGAGTTACGTGTTGCGTCTATGGGGGATGAGGCCGGTCCTCAACCGCTGCCGATAGTGAAGGTTGAGGACCGGACCTCCGGCCGACCCCTCACCCAAACTATGTTAACCGTAAGGTGCCGACACGGAAACGCTTACATTCGCAGACTCCGATATATAAGGCCCCACCTGGAGGTGGCGACGATGGCTCTCCGCTCCTCCTCGAAAATAACGGCAGTAATAGCGGTGATAATCATAATAGCTGCTATTGCGGTCGGCCTACTGCTCATGAAGCCAAGTGCTCCGGAGAAGACGAGCAGTCCCGCTCCCGCATCGCCTACGGCCACTGAGAGTGTAGCGCCAGCTCCCAGTAAACCCAGCATAACCGGCAATCTAGAGGAGGACATCGTATCGATAGGTAAGTATCTCGTCGCGCATGGTATA
The Pyrolobus fumarii 1A DNA segment above includes these coding regions:
- a CDS encoding C25 family cysteine peptidase; amino-acid sequence: MHRLYNFSLQVIVALVVLTIAVPIVAAGESVVLKAWLGVGGVEGDARLVWLPCNGSLTPFYHIVYVVPPGYDVASVKPVVVWRQGVDLPVLPPAAIIERVYPKADTSFASHSYSCKAIEVQHGVWRGAEIVTVLVALYSSRGLAASVSAYIDIVRHPGEKSFLYPLDAKLLYSIATKPPISSLGSIKTPYNIGIIVVTRSMFLPVVEEWAEIKERQGYRVEIVTLEDLCKRMAAGIDLREQLRDYIRRLYEESNGVYRYLVIVGDASGNFWSSSITSCDVLSPWEVPTQYFYNPASADDVRTSHSGYFVPSDIYYVTFDGNWDADGDGILGEYPDDVAAYDPYPEMIVARIPVRSLAEARQALLAMEDVYPTTNSILLAGSILYYRGEEPYPELAAQGDTMLEGLYSSTLEPLGWIRAERLYEHYPVEKVIVSPVDLNGNLTHDTMRLALQSETRMVTIFAHGSKSCVWRKVWVSDTNGNGEPDPDEITFKPFLCAEDAPLVKPQLLYATAACLTAYFDDPTLLSLGEALAVQGSQYVGWSRITFGPLLPPDAQMDPNKWCCSDRLVYYLYLHLVARDSVSRIGDALLHALVEYVSTEPLDAQGFDGNVSRRVFFALMYMGDPTRLAYSTPTLFNPSLSIIPTTPYSTVNVVLKLLTKRGEVVENAPVTVYKLLEPPYGISLPLGQKYTLQDGTVTFSLNVGVEPESYIVYYPGSTVPPNPLEPTAAIITLNTSLAPWVVATPSTLAPGQWVTIVACNFPRLSQLEVYAEGVLVTKVYTNSSGCAAQRIALPYTLPPGRIALTVVYPRDSSIRASTSIVIVSNLLMDMHDKLERIEARLATVTDYLRSLHEKLQAIYESLTALQDELSKLEQANRVVLNELNITATTLIHELDMLALHVNTVKELVVSMASDVKESKTVLYKVVENLDGLSEKMAKIREKAVKLEELLNNHSSRLAEYIEETRSQLLQAISEARNALGEAIQQLDSLTRDLATNISRIDARLGSVDAKLARLEENITAIHGKIVELQGRIASVSSRLGKVNVVLTTLLGNMTRHLLRLENELDKSTSDIMSAVMELKSIVDGRLRVINVTLDDIKSRVSNVEQVSHRLTALVVAGLVAAGIAAGAALLRRGGS
- a CDS encoding lysylphosphatidylglycerol synthase domain-containing protein; translation: MRDIARRAKVVFILVYLLLLYYLLYKLLPTALQPPPNPLAALASLVVFLTAEVIRSARLALLYWGRLDHNVFWKALRARLAGNVVAIVTPSVAGGEVVRGLVLHGELSWGAARAIGIASIDGGLDMVIDYALALVALLLGAAPAAPLPELLSLPPALLWILVLVLITTRHAHRMLEALAGRLKEGRLGRISGLVNEVSGIHVPPYRLAASLLLSIAAWLLQTLSYALYSGIELDKSLGCVTELYLMGVIPSPGGIGPGELLLANSCPGIASWRAAALLVSTVPGIPLVLKK
- a CDS encoding ABC transporter permease, producing MLEAWLVAALAIGALNFMTPVLLATIGEIITEKSGVVNIGIEGVINLTAFIATVVAFYTGDPWVALTTAMIAGLGAGLAHGVIAAYLRGDQIVAGIGFNMIAYGVTVLGLVALWGQYGSSPSIPTLPSISIGRGLPLSPLAIIAVIIAVSTWYFLTKTDTGLRLQACGEEPRAAEAMGVNVLLVRTLATGLGGLLAGLGGGYLALTLGSFTRGIAAGRGFIALANVAFSGWNPLIAILGAYVFGFLEAVAITLQSIPALQEYSYLVNTLPYLGTLLVIAGFRWRARMPRALAKPYIKE
- the asd gene encoding aspartate-semialdehyde dehydrogenase translates to MPDKLRAAVLGATGLVGQMFVKLLDEHPMFEIVYVAASERSAGRSYCEAVNWVLGGSPPESLCGIKVEKVGVDNVPKSEVDVVFSALPSSVAGEIEAGLARRGFTVVSNASPMRLEEDVPLLVPEINWDHVGLVKIQRQRRGWSGAIYKNPNCSSAILVLSLKPLLDNFGLEKVLVTTMQAVSGAGYNGVPSMAILDNIVPFIAKEEEKLANEPRKILGVYRGDRVEWARFTIHATTTRVPVLHGHLESVYAYLSKPASVEDVVQAWESWRPWGSEKPFMAPEKPVVYRREVDRPQPRLDRMEGGGMSSVTGRARMVEDRLLAYLVLGHNLIRGAAGNAILIAEMLAREGMI